The following proteins come from a genomic window of Nostoc sp. TCL26-01:
- a CDS encoding aspartate aminotransferase family protein → MQVKTANTQQQHLTALIERYTKKTKTSKQMTQAYRPVLADPRVPDWFNISTKEMCYLIVGKQAKGSRIWDVDHNEYVDIIMGFGANLLGHNPLLIQAAITEQLEKGIPLGPQSEIAGEVAQLISEITGMERVAFSNTGTEAVMTAIRLARAATKRNKIVIFSGAYHGHFDGTLAKAETSHAVPIAPGILPNMIEDVLVLDYGNPQSLEIIKVNQNELAAVLVEPIQTRRPDLQPQEFLQQLRQLTQQSGITLIFDEMVTGFRLHLGGAQAWFGVQADIATYGKVVGGGMPIGVIAGKAIYMDKIDGGMWHYGDASSPEVERTFFAGTHCKHPLSMAAAGAMLKYLKLQGNALQAELNQRTAQYVERINILFTAKHLPIRMANFGSFFGPVFREEFLSGDVASLMMGLDLLRYHLFDKGVLLRGEGGGFISTSHTDGDINYMVQAMTDSINELQEAGFFPNCSA, encoded by the coding sequence ACCCCAGAGTCCCAGACTGGTTTAATATTTCCACAAAAGAAATGTGCTATTTAATTGTGGGAAAACAAGCTAAAGGTTCACGGATTTGGGATGTTGATCACAATGAATATGTAGATATAATCATGGGATTTGGCGCTAATCTTTTGGGTCATAATCCACTATTGATTCAAGCAGCAATTACAGAGCAACTAGAGAAAGGTATACCCCTTGGACCCCAGTCGGAAATCGCGGGTGAAGTAGCACAATTAATTAGCGAAATCACAGGTATGGAACGGGTAGCCTTTAGTAATACCGGCACAGAAGCTGTCATGACAGCGATTCGTTTGGCAAGAGCAGCTACAAAGCGCAACAAAATTGTGATTTTTTCTGGCGCTTATCATGGTCATTTTGATGGTACTTTAGCGAAAGCCGAAACATCTCATGCAGTACCTATAGCTCCAGGAATTCTGCCCAATATGATTGAGGATGTCTTGGTTTTAGACTATGGCAATCCTCAGTCTCTAGAGATTATCAAAGTTAATCAAAATGAATTGGCCGCAGTTCTAGTTGAACCTATACAAACTCGTCGCCCAGATTTACAACCGCAAGAATTTCTCCAACAACTCAGACAACTGACACAACAATCAGGAATAACTTTAATTTTTGATGAAATGGTGACTGGTTTTCGGTTGCATTTAGGCGGCGCTCAGGCTTGGTTTGGTGTGCAAGCAGATATCGCCACCTACGGTAAAGTTGTGGGTGGGGGAATGCCTATTGGTGTGATTGCTGGTAAAGCTATCTACATGGATAAAATTGATGGGGGAATGTGGCATTATGGTGATGCTTCTTCCCCTGAAGTAGAAAGAACATTTTTTGCTGGTACTCACTGCAAGCATCCTTTATCTATGGCTGCGGCTGGGGCGATGCTGAAATATTTAAAATTACAAGGCAATGCTTTGCAAGCAGAATTAAATCAACGTACTGCACAGTATGTTGAACGCATAAATATCCTGTTTACAGCCAAGCATTTACCTATCCGCATGGCTAATTTTGGCTCATTTTTTGGCCCTGTTTTTCGAGAAGAGTTTTTATCTGGAGATGTTGCATCTCTCATGATGGGTTTGGATTTATTGCGGTATCACTTATTTGACAAAGGGGTTTTGCTGCGAGGTGAAGGTGGGGGTTTCATATCTACATCTCACACAGATGGAGATATTAATTACATGGTTCAAGCGATGACAGATAGCATCAATGAACTACAAGAGGCAGGGTTTTTCCCAAATTGTAGTGCTTAA
- a CDS encoding siderophore biosynthesis protein, whose amino-acid sequence MNNFHGEAQQIWKVFHWSFFINTQGLIICLNRLEMKLAVGNISAAQIELETAAELMMASGAAMELAGSFSRQEYESQVRPSMTPPYVQSADFSGLMSWEHSWLVKIWKRLRPVFERLPADLEPQHHQLVSAYFSLAKSHKAVCEKFGGGESGSLRCDKNTAVDILDRFSQNRWRLIDPNFKISDGCPFH is encoded by the coding sequence ATGAATAATTTTCATGGTGAAGCACAACAAATTTGGAAGGTTTTTCATTGGTCATTTTTTATTAATACTCAAGGGTTGATTATTTGCTTAAATCGTTTGGAAATGAAACTGGCTGTGGGTAATATCTCCGCAGCCCAAATTGAGTTAGAAACGGCGGCTGAATTAATGATGGCTTCGGGCGCAGCGATGGAACTTGCTGGTAGTTTTAGTAGACAAGAATATGAAAGCCAGGTGCGTCCATCGATGACACCTCCTTACGTTCAATCTGCTGATTTCAGTGGACTGATGTCTTGGGAGCATTCTTGGTTGGTAAAAATATGGAAAAGACTGCGACCAGTGTTTGAGCGATTACCTGCTGATCTTGAGCCTCAGCATCATCAGTTAGTGAGTGCTTATTTTAGCTTGGCTAAGTCTCACAAGGCTGTTTGTGAAAAATTTGGTGGTGGTGAATCTGGTAGCCTACGTTGTGACAAAAATACGGCTGTAGATATCTTAGATAGATTTTCTCAAAATCGCTGGCGGCTAATTGATCCTAATTTTAAAATATCTGATGGCTGTCCGTTCCATTAA
- a CDS encoding ATP-binding cassette domain-containing protein — protein sequence MTALLRLEQVSLYAKLKTQLQGYPILQDISFEVSGGDRLTIIGPAGAGKTSLLRLINRLSEPHSGKIYLENQEYHHIPITQLRQTVTLVLQEPKLLGMTVQQALVYPLVLRSLPKETIQQRISHWTEQLQIPSDWLGRTEVQLSLGQRQLVAIARALIIQPQILLLDEPTSSLDIAQASHLMQVLTHLNQNYHTTILMVNNHLDLAQMFSNRLLYLQQGRLLANQTGSQINWVNSQQMLMHAEAQANDEWI from the coding sequence ATGACAGCCTTACTACGGCTTGAGCAAGTTAGTCTCTATGCAAAGCTCAAAACTCAACTTCAGGGATATCCCATATTACAGGATATCTCTTTTGAGGTGTCTGGAGGCGATCGCCTAACAATCATCGGCCCTGCTGGTGCTGGCAAAACTTCTCTGTTACGTCTCATTAACCGCTTGAGTGAACCCCATAGCGGCAAAATCTACCTGGAAAATCAAGAGTATCACCACATCCCTATCACCCAGTTACGTCAAACAGTAACACTGGTATTACAAGAGCCAAAGTTACTGGGAATGACAGTCCAGCAAGCCCTGGTTTATCCTTTAGTTTTGCGTAGTCTGCCCAAGGAAACAATCCAGCAGCGAATCAGTCATTGGACAGAACAACTACAAATTCCTAGCGACTGGTTGGGACGCACCGAGGTACAACTTTCATTAGGACAAAGACAGCTCGTAGCGATCGCTCGTGCTTTGATTATTCAACCACAAATCCTGTTATTAGACGAACCAACCTCTAGTTTAGATATTGCTCAAGCTTCTCATCTTATGCAAGTCTTAACCCACCTCAATCAAAATTATCACACGACAATTTTGATGGTAAATAACCACCTAGACCTAGCCCAAATGTTTTCTAATCGACTTTTATATTTACAGCAAGGACGTTTATTAGCAAATCAAACAGGCTCCCAAATCAACTGGGTTAACTCACAACAGATGTTGATGCACGCCGAAGCCCAAGCAAATGACGAATGGATTTGA
- a CDS encoding response regulator transcription factor has product MGSVCIEIVEGNPHLRSLLGWHLQQLEYRVHQAASIYQAREAFISHQPTLVILDADLPDGDGIEFCRWLHRQQQPLILMLSARTNEADIVAGLKAGADDYLSKPFGMQEFLARVEALIRRKRTPAAPAYLDYGTLQIDLVQRRVRFQGEFIDLTPQEFSLLYVLAQAGGVPLSRSELLRRAWPDAIDNPRTIDTHVLSLRKKVELDPRQPSLIQTIRNVGYRFNMEILNANLPQTPTKIPKERFSNQRSTLSGQRS; this is encoded by the coding sequence GTGGGTTCGGTTTGTATTGAAATCGTTGAGGGGAATCCCCACTTGAGGTCGTTGCTGGGTTGGCACTTGCAACAATTGGAATATAGAGTGCATCAAGCCGCCAGCATATATCAAGCAAGAGAGGCCTTTATCAGCCACCAGCCAACTTTAGTAATTCTTGATGCTGATTTACCTGATGGTGACGGGATTGAGTTTTGTCGTTGGTTGCATCGTCAGCAACAGCCTCTAATTTTAATGCTATCTGCTCGCACCAATGAAGCAGATATCGTCGCTGGGTTAAAAGCCGGAGCTGATGACTACCTAAGCAAACCTTTTGGAATGCAAGAGTTTTTAGCTAGGGTGGAAGCATTAATTCGTCGTAAACGGACACCTGCTGCACCAGCCTATTTGGATTATGGCACTTTGCAAATCGATCTAGTCCAGCGTCGCGTCCGATTCCAAGGGGAGTTTATTGACCTCACCCCCCAGGAATTTAGTTTACTGTATGTTTTGGCGCAAGCTGGGGGAGTACCATTGAGTAGGTCGGAGTTACTGCGTCGTGCTTGGCCTGATGCGATCGACAATCCGCGTACCATTGATACTCACGTTTTATCTTTACGCAAAAAAGTAGAACTTGATCCCCGTCAACCTAGTTTGATTCAAACTATCAGAAACGTGGGATATCGTTTTAACATGGAAATTTTGAACGCTAATCTACCACAAACACCCACTAAAATCCCCAAGGAGAGATTTAGCAATCAACGCTCAACATTGAGTGGACAAAGGTCATAG
- a CDS encoding DUF6761 family protein has translation MLQDTQTIRYYQRITDAFVELWNRGYRPDEMRMYLDGYLAALRHSNVIEPYLIHRLEEEASRYLYDASNFMKTEPQPDYY, from the coding sequence ATGCTCCAAGACACACAAACCATCCGCTATTACCAACGAATTACTGACGCCTTCGTCGAACTATGGAATCGCGGTTATCGCCCGGATGAAATGCGGATGTATTTGGATGGCTACCTAGCCGCGCTGCGCCATAGCAACGTCATTGAACCCTATCTGATTCATCGTCTAGAAGAGGAAGCCAGCCGCTACTTGTACGATGCTTCAAACTTTATGAAGACAGAACCACAACCAGACTACTACTAA